The genomic segment aagttgcccatgtaatttgaatcatgggaaaaagcgccaagcttggagcttgcataatgtgatatggaaggcaccattttcccatgggtatggtattgtccactcacccatgcttaaaccaggctgtgcgtatttacataacttttgtttatactgagtatccttgcataaacaatgaatcacttataataaactgtccactgtcagattttgtgttgctgtttactactgtgttactttgagtggacaatgtggggggcATACCCATccaaagatggtcccttccatatcacatgatgcaagctccaagcttggggggttttcccatgattcaaattacatgggcatatttactgtactatttttatcatttttgtaaaaaatcgggcgagttataaatggtgaaaatagcttttctggggtaaatgaccacagagctaccacatatgtaaaaatcatccttggtgaacttcccctttaagacaGAGTATGCATAATTTTTCCTATCATTTGGCCAAAATCAGCGTTTTTGTAAGATTTCTGGTTTTTAATACGCTAGAGGTGAAAGTGGGACAAAATTCCAAAGTTTTGTCCTGAGTTAAAGTATCATTCACCAAAATTAATAAATGGAATACCTGTCGACAAAGGCTGCAGATTTAACATAAGATTTGCCTGGAGCGTTGACGTCACTGCTGTAGAAGGCATCGTTGTCCCATCTATCCTTTGGTATCTCGGTCACGTGATTCTCACCATTGACCAAGACGCGCCAATATTCGTCTATGTCGTTAGCACCAGGAAACTTGCAAGCAATGCCGACAACTGCAATTGCATCATCCGAGTCGGGTTCCATATTCTgaaatagaaaagttgcaaCTTCGCTCATTCCGTATAATTTTCATTGTTTCTGATGAACGCTAATTGTATTGATTAAATTTAGATTTGCATTGCATTAGCAATGTAAAGTCATGGTGTTTACATGAGAACGTGGACGACCGTGAAGATGCTCTGACTCCTAAGTGCACAATATTGTTATTTAACAATCAACACCGCAGAacattagggagcgttcagttattttGGCCGGGGTAggaccggcaaattcttccCGTACATCAGTAAAAATAAGTGAagcccctacccattgcaccaaaaaattgatgactgCCCCCTCTTttagaatgacaaaaatttcatgaccccatGGCGTGAGTAAAGCTGCACCCATAAACACCTCTGGGGGGAGGGGGCGATAGAATCCAAAacagttctcagattttttcaactgACACCCCTAGCAAACTCACAATGCGATAAAATCCCCCTTCTGACTTTCTATTATTTCAAAATCCCCCTCAAAGGGATCGAATATAAATTACAGGTAGGCCGCTAATTTTATCGCAAGCATTTTTGACGGGCCGATATAGAGCTCTATCCTAAACTATCAAATCGCAATAGATTGGAGTCTATTGTGTAAACTATTAACGTTTTCCCacaaaaacaagctatatcagtaaatttaaatatgtttgatagttcatataaatgtactttgcttgaagtggcagataaaaagtgcatgtgtgtatataAAATCATTTGGTATGGATTTCATTGAGAATtatgattcaccatacatggtagtctatgaaaaaacaatgaataatactttttcaatataaaattgGCAATATcagtgtatttatagacgtttgataattgacatagtTGTACTTGACAAGAATGGGATAGTTATAAATGCATGGGTGttcaagaaatttaaaaatgaaaaaaatgaaaaaatcgatatatatataatcgatatatatatatatatatatatatatatatatatatatatatatatatatatatattatatacgtttgggaaaattgacattattgtacttggTTTGAATAGGGCGATTACAAGTGCGTATGTGtacaataaatttaatttctgaatttcacagaaaaagtTGATTCGCTAAGCATAAgggtctatgagaaaactttgaatattttttacaatactaaactaactaaatctgtgctttgtAAGTATTTGACAatagatataaatgtacttgattcaaattgGTTAATTTAAAGTTCAGATATGGACAAAAATTATGTTGATTGGAATTTCAGCCGCTAGCTTCTCATTGAAGTCTACAGGTGAACTACAtgtattaaatattttccctgaatTTTCCTATACCTCTAAATATTTAAGTAATAGCAATTGTTCATTGCCTTTAGCGAACTCTATTTACAAAAAGGCAAGCCTCAGAGTTCCCAAGACAAgatattcatttgaaaaataatgataCTTTTATTCAGATGTATAATAAACGACTTCAGATAATCTAATCATGCAGCGAATACATTTGTTATTTCCCAGGATATTTTTGAACATTGAAACTGCGTTTTGATGTAATGGATACTAATGAAAATCAAGTACTCCCCATTCTGCTGTTTAATAAAAACTATGACACCTCCCCCCTTGcgaatttaaggtgaccccgtTGCATTTTTACCGCCCATTCTGGCCGTAATAACTTGATGCTCCCTCAGTGCAGTAGACCCCTGGCCAATTGACTCCCactttatgaaaaaaatgaaaaacatgacCCAATAGACAGTGTTTCAATATAAGGAGAGAACCCTTCGGGGTTTTTGCCAACCAAAACCCGACAATAATAATTGTACGTGATACCTTATTAAGTATGACCCGCAAGACGTAGTTGCATGATCCAACACGTATTTGATGATCGGAGATTCTTATTATTGGCGTGCGCTTTTATTGTGATTACGCAATTAAAGTAATTAGCAGAatttaattgtatttttatgTGATCTTGAACCTCATGTTCAGTGATTTTTGTACGAAAACTCTTTAGCCAATGAAACACGCTACTGATATGgagaatactttttaaatcGGTGCAGAATAATTGCGGACTCTGTGATAGCTATTCTCGCTTATGATACGCCCTCATCGGTGAAAGTCGATATAGTTTCTAACATTTGTTTATTAGCTAAATGTTGGTGTTCACGCTGTCCTTATGTGAATGCGCCCTCTAGGTTAAGTATAAACTTTTGAACGACGCCTTGAGTGACTTTTGGCAGGCAAAACTACGCCTGTTTTCTCCAGAAACGTATACGCTAGAAGGAATGCTAAAGTGTCAATGTGATATTCACATTACTATAGGTGTTCAAAGTTCAGCAACGGACACTGTATGACAACCTTGGTGCCTTTGATCTGATTTGCTTGACAATTGCCAAGCAAAGAGTGGTAACAGCTGAACATTGTTTCTATATTACTTGTTCTCAGCGTACCAGGTTTTGAATATCTTTGTGCAATTTGTAATCAATACCATGTATTTTACAATACTTAGATATATTGAGCGCAGAACTTGGCATGTTTGATTGATGAATATTAAGTTGTGTTTGTCAACCACATTGTAAATTTACACTATTACTTTGAACCGGTACGTTTAAATTTTAAGGAACATTTGTTCATAGTGTCAGTTTCATTTGTCCAGTCCCTACACTCGTCTTTACTCCTCTACGCAACGCAACCGTACATATGATgactgtgtgtatgtattctacatgtattaaTGAATACACTTTATGCGCGCGTATGCTTATGTGTATGTATaagatgcatgcatacatatgtgtggccaatgtatgtatgtatgtatgtatgtatgtatttaagtatgtatgtatgtatgtatgtatgtatgtatgtatatatatatatatatatatatatatatatatatatatatatatatatatatatatatatatatatatatgtatgtatgtatgtatgtatgtgtgtatgtgtgtatgtatgtatgtatgtgtgtgtgtatgtatgtatgtatgtatgtatgtatgtatgtatgtagtatcaatgaatgaatgtatgtatgtatgtatgtatgtatgtatgtatgtatgtatgtatgtatatatatatatatatatatatatatatatatatacatatatatatatatatatatatatatatatatatatatatatataatatatatatatatatatatatatatatatatatatatatatatatatatatcctctcTATTTACATTTTCATCTCAGGCTGTTCTATCTCTTAAATAAGCGTGGtttagtaaattatttttgttgaGATTTGGCCCCTCTTAAGAATGGgcagtttcaaacctttgtggTAAGGCTACTtatcagaacgtcggaacgtagtaTAAGCTTACAGCTTAaactacaattttaaaaactaCCAAGTCCACATAACGCCTGTGGTATTGGACTATCGCTTGTCGATATGCTCGGTCGTGGGTTGAATTTGTTATTAACTCCACTGAATATCACATTCATTTGCTATTGTTGATCGTCGTTGGTGACTCATTCATGGTAACGTGACACAGAATCTAGTTCACACTCTTCATCGCTATGTTTCTGTACGCAGAAGTAACATCTGGCAAGATTTCACGTCGTTTGTCAAGCTCAACTGGTGGAAATACTCTCGAGTCTACGAGTTTCCGTTGTTCTTGAACGATGCCAGTCGTTGAAAAACTCTCGAAGATATGTTTTTGGATTCTATCGTGCCCACCTACTTCTGACGTGTTTTTGTGTGCAGTATCACTCAAGCAATGGGGAGAGGgttatgaaatttttgtcatcttaaaaggggtcATCAATTATTTGGTGCAATTGGTGGGGGGATTTAGcttattttgactgatacaTAGGAAAAATTTGCCGGCACActcccggccataataactgatcGCTCCCTAACCTAACAGTGGAATTTTCCTTGTGGGTCTCATTAAGGAGAAATTGAACCAGTAATGAGTGAAATCTTTGTCTTATAGACCTTTTCTGAAGCCACATTGATGTTTATAAACGATATTGTTTGACAATTCGCctgtaaagaaatttcaaatacttTGCTGATTACCCGAAGCACAGCAGAATGACTCTCAATGATACAATTGTACTGtactttcactttcaatttcacTTCAGTTACCCCGAACCCGAGTTAAATACCAATCTCTAACAAGAGCTCCCCAATTAACAGACTATTAATATCGTCTCCCCGTTTGCTGTTTGTCGAAACTGACATAACCTGGTTCTGTGCACTTGACTAATAATTGCACAAATCACCGTAGAACCACGGTACATAGATCTTTACATTCTAGTCGACTTATCACAATAAGGGACTTCTGACTCACAGGTCAGACGACTGAATAAGgtcaacatgaaaatattattgtaaAACGGGCTCAAAAAGGGAATTGGCGGGtagggaaaaaatacagctcaCAGTATTCTACTGTATTTTCATTCACATATTCTGACATGTCTTTGTCGGGTTGAGAAAAATATTGGAATTGTTTTGTTGCTGGATTGCGTCGACCTTTAAGAGATGCGTCACAAAACCAATGACGTGCGTCGCTAATTTCGAATCATGTGCATGTTAAAGGAGTTTGAGTACAAAAGACGTCAATGGTTCAACAGAGAAAACATAAGGGAAACGTTTTAGTTTGCGTCCGTAAGTCTTGGCAAATCACACAGGAATAAATACATTGTGTTCATAGACTCACCTTTACCTATGACATTGCGTCTATTTCTGTCGGCTCCAACAAAGCAAAACAAGGACTGGTGATCCACGTAAAGAATGGAATGCTGTTCAATTCAAAATGCTGACTATATTTATCAATTAAACCAGtaaaattcaaactgaatgCTAGCCTCTTGCAGTCCTTTTCCCCTTACAGACAAAGAAAACAGGAGAACAGACTTACGCTATGCATTGCTATGCGGGGATTTCCATTGACTGCTATGCTATTTATATCAAGAggcattatgcaaatgagaacgtACATTTTTTGTACTGGAGATGAATTAAGAAGCATGATCTGCCTCGTTCGCGGGCGACTTTTCAGCCACCTGCAATGCGGTATAAACAAACCTGGAGGTAAactaaaaaattatgaaaataaagaaaatgcaacatttaaactcaaaatactattagATTCCATTAAGAAAACGTGAATCTTGTACCGCCTGTTTTTGCAGATAAATTCCTGCACTCTACTGTATGTGCATTTATCGTCTACATAAATTGTGTAGTCTATACCCACAATTAATAAGCATTCCCCTTTCGAATCAAATCTCATACTTTAATTTCAgttggaaatatttttttattaatcCAAGTAATGACTGATGCTGGCAAATACTTTCAACGACACGATATTTTCCTttgatgagaaaaaataaataccataaatgtaataacaacaccaacaataattgtaataaatggtaaccataaattaataaaaagtcACCCGTAAATGCaatacttgtcaacaataaatgtaacaaatctatttttgcatcgcaattgaggaattagccctttaACATTTATCTCTTTAATAAAGGAAAGGAACTCCACACATTGTTCATGTCGTAATTGTCTGCGTTTATTGTGTGTTGTGTGTTTTGAAAGTATATTTCACGTTTCactgttttgtgtatagaaGTGATTGGCCAAGGCGAGACATAGCTGTAACTGAGTGGCTATGCAGtttctactccagagtggagagactgtaTTACACTACAATCCTTTCAcgcagtttttcgaaaatttgctgtactttcttcatcagtcgcctgaaattcatcttcagtggataaattgtgtggaataatttAGAAATTGTCTGTATTGCTATGTTGCCctacttgaagtttgttccttcggTGGGGATGCTAATTTTGTTCTTCTTTGTTCAAGGTTGTGTCCGTATTGTTTAATAGATTAAAATATAGACATATGTTCTCGCCAagatgttttgtgtcgtaagtttctgttataaggttttatatttctctgttgtttgttCTGAGTCGTCTGTTGTAAACTTTGTTGCATCACTGATTGACGAGTTAGTTAGTTAGATGCTTTCTTATTATGTCAtcatcagtgtctagaactgttGTTCCACTTCCGTTATCTAATGGTTTGATCGGTACCtagccgttttctgatagtgttctcgaTGTATTCTATGCtatgtttcggaaaggaaataTAGTTCAGAACAGAACGCagtaacattacactagtcttattaaagtttataataaacaaatgatcacatatgcaagttcaagtttattacatttatgattaattatttattacgtttgtggttgcgggttgttacattaatggtagactgtttgattttattacaataatgGTTGATATtccatttatggagattattacatttatggaggttacaagagtgtccggctttggctccaCCGCCTCCCAGCTCAGGgaatggtcagtttcttcggcctggggacCGGTGGATTCATAGGGGgcggtcaccctgtttttgacttttgttacaggaaatcaatgtgtttttgaaatgtccagTGGGGGAGGGTGTCAGTAGTGTCTTTTGAAtgtcgacacgggctcatacgtGTCTAAAATCATtgtgctagccatgaatttcattattaAGATGCGCTTTGGGTGCGTTATTTTAATAATCAGAGATATTTTTCAGCGCCCCCTACGGGCACGTGATTTTATAATATCATACACATATCTCAGTGATATttatatgtttaatatttttgtcgCGCCATTCGGGCTCGTTACTTAAATATATCGGACACATTTTTCAGAATAACACCTTCGGGCGCacgactttaatatatcagacatatgtatcagagatatctggatgtttaatattttctgcGCGCCATTTTGGTGCAGTACTTGAATAtaccagagatatatgtcagagatatctttatATTTGCAAATTGCAAGTGTTTTTCAAAGTGTATGAAATCTGCCGTTCATAAAAAAAGCATGACGAATTCCTGATAATTTTCCGTTTTCTCTGTGAAAATTCAGTAAAAGAGAGCAACATGCACTAAAAAACCTAATATTAAACAGTACAATTGTTACAGTGatatattttagaaagagaaaTATGACAGgatattttatgatttcattgatacaactattttcttttgtgtcacaggttttctgtaaaaGAATTTTTTTCGGGACAAAAATATTAGTTAACAAAAGTCAGATTTTTaccattattagctgtgctttcgTTGTTTCAGTGTTAAATGGAAAGGTCCTCTCAGGCACTGCGCACATCAGAATTGGCTAGAACTAATCACATAGCTCTCTATAGCCTCTCAGGAGATCTAACTGGATGACTGGCAAGTCTAAACACCAATCTAAATTTTTGATTAACGGCTTgtctctctttgatattaatgactGACACCCGTTtatgtacaacagttctggacatctggttatgcatagaaagtgtggaatacattcaaaggtcattcaaaatattgcattcaaatgttaaaaaattgacactttgaaattcccatCTTACGACTGATGTGCCAACAATTTCATCTAaacagaatgaatgaatgtttaaaatgtacaccATGTACAACATCGTTTTGTAGGGGCAAAGCTccatggtttgggagaggcggccagATACTGTACAGCGAGGGGACCACTGGCCGACGGTGCACCACCACTAGTGTTAGGCGGCCCTAAACTGTACCCACCACTAAACTGTACCCACCGGCGTATCACTATGAGTGTTTAATAGGTGGCCACGTATACTGTACATTGAGGCAGGTAAATGGGACCGCTGGCCGCCGACGCCACCATGAGTGTTTCTCCACTTGAAGTCCATGAGATAATATTGAAGACTACAAGCTGAAAGTTATCGCTTTAATACTCCAAATACTTGTCCAACATCAGAGTTTCATGCTGTAAGGTGTTCATCAATTGACGTGAACCATGACGTTTAgaattatttaatttgcatTTGGGGATTTTTCTGCGCGGTTTGCCTCAGGCTCCTTTTTTCTCTTGCAGGAGCCTCTTCTTTCTTCCGTACTTTTCCattctttttctcttttcttttcttttcttttgatTCACGGTCAGGTGTTTCATTGGATGATGCCAAGAGGAAATTTTATCTAGCGCCATCACGGTCGACTTTCAACTTCGATTTTCTCTTTTTCAGGGTAAAACCGTACGTGGTTtcacatttgcatttttattgcgGACATATTTTTAGTGGTAAAAGTGTTTTAACGATGTTTTATCTTGTTTTTGTGTACGTAgtgtttttttaaagattatttacTCTTTTGTAAAATTAGCACTAATTGTATTTCTGAGCATATTACTACTTATGTATTTTTAAATCAGTGTGTATGGTAATGTGTTATGCATTTCTATTTATTTCTTCAGTCGCGTCATTTTTCGATTTTGTCTTATTAAAGTGCGTGAAATACTGAGTGTGTTTAACAGGTGTGATGCTTTACGCAACCTGCAGAAAGATGTATAAGATGAAAAGTCGATGGAAATAATAATAATCCTATGGCCGAACAATAGTACAAATCTTTAGATGCGAACAACTGTTGTACCTGTTCTCTGCCTTTACTTCCGAATGTGCGGAAAACAATGTCCACCACCTAATATAGATGTTTATTGAAAAAGAAGGACATAACTTATTGGATCAGAACCGAAGTCGATGTTTACCCTatgacaaataaatgtgcattgGAATACACCTATTGAATCAGATGCCCAGGAATCATAAATATTACTCGTTTTAAACCAAATCATAGCTCTCATAGTGCACCAGCAGAGTATAGACATATGGTCCTGTAGGGCTACGCTAAACGTCGCCGAAACTTGATTTTTCTGACAAAGAGTAACTTAATAAGAAGTAGATGTTCTTCTTTAAGAAGTCATAATCAGCCACTTATAACACCTTTGTAATTGCAACACGGAATGATATGAAATTTACGAAGCCGTTgtcaggaaaaaaaacaaaagaacacaAGAATTGCTGATGTCTTCTTTATTCTATCTATCTTATAGATTTACAGAGATAAAATTAGAAATAACAACACTCCTTCGATTGTGGAATGAAATTATACGATTACATCCTAGTATACTCCACTTCTGCCAGTCTTAGTTACGTGCAAGAGTAGCGCAGTAGGGATCTGAGGATCAAAGAAATATCCAGTTAATTAAAAAACAcgttgcatgtatgtatgtatgtatgtatgtatgtatgtatgtatgtatgtatgtatgtatgtatgtatgtatgtatgtatgtatgtatgtatgtatgtatgtatgtatgtatgtatgtatgtatgtatgtatgtatgtatgtatgtatgtatgtatgtatgtatgtatgtatgtatgtatgtatgtgtgtgtgtgtgtgtgtgtgtgtgtgtgtgtgtgtgtgtatgtatgtatgtatgtgtgtgtgtatgtatgtatgtatgcatgcatgcttgcTTCCCTATCAACACTGTGTATGCAAATCACATATAATCTCCTTGCAGATTCGAACCTTTTCTAAGCACGTGTTTGTCCAAGTCATGATTAACACCTACCTGGAACTTCGCAGACGAATCCTTTGGGTCTGACATCACAGTATTCGTCATCCCATTGACCTTTTCTACCATTTCTGTACCTATAACGTAGGACATGAGAAAAACCCAAATAAGTTTATGAAAAGATTGGAACTGTATTTAGCTGCAGTAATTGCGTACCGCAGTAAATAATTGCTGCATTGGTTGAAAATCTTTCCACAAAATTTCTATGACATAATTCTAATACGGAAATAGTTCTCCTCATTATGTCTGTAGTGGGAAATTGAACGAAATgtaaaagtgataattatctGTATGCCACTGTATGCATCGTATCCGTAATTAAAGGGCAAAAACTTCGCGACggttaaaattaaaacaagaATATAGAAGCGTTGCATAGCACATGGTACTTTAATCGGGTTCGTACCTAAAACATAAAACATCCAGTCAACTagtggagaagcaacagacaacCTCGGGGACATTCTGTCCACCAGTAGAGCCATCAACCCAGGGTAAAATACGGGTTTTTGCAATCGtgttcaaactcacaacatacaAAATCAAGTTACCTGCTCGCTAAGTTGGTATTCAATACATGGCTACTAAATTAGAATAGATTTATAAGTTTAATTTGGATCGTTTTGGGCCAGTGGACGTCATCTAAGACATAAGGCTATCCAAGCAACTTCATCATTCCGAGAAGATCTCACGATAACATGCTTTACACAGTTTTACCATAATGcgcaaatattattattaatactTACCACATCTGCACGCAGTCCTGTCCTTCCCCGTCtagttttctgttgttgttagGCTGGCGGCTCGCCCAGTTGCTGAACTCTCTTTGGCCGATCGCCATTTCGCCATTGTCCCAGAAAAAAGTCCCTTCTCGTTTGCTGTCACTCAAACCAATCCAGAATCCATAGTTTTTGATGCACCTCCTCCTATGTAGCTTGTTAGACTTGATCAGATCACGGATTTCTCCATCAATGTATTTGTGATTAAGTACGGCTAGACGACCCGCTGGACCTCGCCCGATAGAACGAGATTGGCAAAACTCGGAGGCTTTCTGTTGGTATGGATGGTCATCTTCATCTTGTTGACAATACACTTCATATTGGATGCACCCAGAGTCACAGCCAAGCCCTTGCAACGTAACAGTCGCTTTGAACAAAGAAGAAGGTGAAATAAAGAACTGATGATACAAATATTattgtttcataaaataaattaacTAAAAGAATACAGAATTTGAGAAGTTACAAGACACAAAGGTTTAAATATCTCACATTAACGCTTGTGTACTTGTTGCCAGTGTTACGTACATGAACCTATGAGTCTGAAGGTAAGGATAATAAAAGTTATTGATTTTATCCTCGCGTTTTTGTCATTCTAGAAAACTTTTAAAGCTACATTACTATTTTACTACAATCAACCCAACAGGACGATGGGAATCAT from the Ptychodera flava strain L36383 chromosome 2, AS_Pfla_20210202, whole genome shotgun sequence genome contains:
- the LOC139150492 gene encoding perlucin-like protein, giving the protein MEQKGVIFISSKTVAKPLKIGIIVMDLKIIFILVTCVVYAAATEPAATVTLQGLGCDSGCIQYEVYCQQDEDDHPYQQKASEFCQSRSIGRGPAGRLAVLNHKYIDGEIRDLIKSNKLHRRRCIKNYGFWIGLSDSKREGTFFWDNGEMAIGQREFSNWASRQPNNNRKLDGEGQDCVQMWYRNGRKGQWDDEYCDVRPKGFVCEVPDPYCATLARN